The Candidatus Poribacteria bacterium genome includes a window with the following:
- a CDS encoding VanZ family protein, whose product MRYWILSLLYMALIFSVSSLEQSQLPMPEFEWLTIDKLYHFIEYAILGGLLAIAFVKAKPAIIPSKLIWLVAAVLSILYGASDEWHQTFVPGRYATFADWVADVLGSIAGVLAVYLYYKKTKVSTKKP is encoded by the coding sequence ATGAGATACTGGATCCTGTCTCTGCTGTACATGGCACTTATTTTTTCGGTCTCGTCTTTGGAGCAATCGCAGCTGCCGATGCCGGAATTTGAGTGGCTGACGATTGACAAACTCTACCATTTTATTGAATATGCCATACTGGGTGGACTACTCGCCATAGCCTTCGTAAAGGCGAAACCCGCGATAATACCATCAAAACTTATATGGCTTGTTGCAGCGGTGCTCTCAATTCTCTATGGCGCGAGCGATGAATGGCATCAGACATTCGTCCCCGGTAGATACGCTACCTTTGCAGATTGGGTGGCAGATGTGCTTGGATCAATCGCCGGAGTGCTGGCGGTCTATCTCTATTATAAAAAAACGAAAGTTAGTACTAAAAAACCGTAG
- a CDS encoding YjhG/YagF family D-xylonate dehydratase — protein sequence MAKQINYTDILETGDSEIYDIQTHAAGPEGSLPLTAEMLLNRPSGDVFGLTHNAAMGWAPTELRREEFLILSTQGGIRAPDGSPIALGYHTGHWEVGLLMQAVAHELKNLAAIPFAGYCSDPCDGRTQGTVGMMDSLAYRNDAAQIFRRLIRSLPTRKGVVGVATCDKGLPAMMMALAAMRELPAVLVPGGVTLPPTTGEDAGKIQTIGARFAHGEISLQDAADMGCRACATPGGGCQFLGTAATSQVVGEALGMSLTHTALAPSGQNIWSDMGLRSARAVVNLAAKGLTMNDIVTPAAIRNAMVVHAAFGGSTNLLLHIPAIAHAAGLQRPTIDDWTEVNQSVPRLVDVLPNGPVGHPTVRVFLAGGVPEVMLHLRELGCLNEDVLTATGETLGSNLDWWAASERRARVREILEDRDNVPADAVILNPDAAEAAGLTSTVTFPRGNLAPEGSVIKSTAIDPSVVDADGVYRMTGPARVFVRESDAIQTLKGQGEVKIQPGDIMVLCCRGPQGTGMEEVYQITAALKHLSFGKDIALITDARFSGVSTGACIGHVGPEALAGGPIGKVLDGDTIQIEIDTRRLEGSINLVGHGSENFGAEVGERVLAERQARPDLSPDEALPDDTRLWAALQSVGGGTWGGCVYDVDAILNALK from the coding sequence ATGGCAAAACAGATTAACTACACTGACATCTTAGAAACCGGCGATAGCGAGATTTATGATATTCAGACGCACGCCGCCGGTCCCGAAGGCAGTCTGCCGCTCACCGCAGAGATGCTTCTCAATCGACCGAGTGGCGACGTATTTGGCTTGACCCACAACGCCGCCATGGGCTGGGCTCCAACCGAGCTGCGACGCGAGGAATTCCTGATTCTCAGCACACAAGGCGGTATCCGTGCGCCTGACGGCAGCCCTATTGCGCTTGGATATCATACCGGACATTGGGAAGTCGGGCTTCTCATGCAGGCGGTCGCGCACGAATTGAAGAACCTCGCGGCGATTCCGTTTGCAGGCTACTGCTCCGATCCGTGCGATGGACGCACACAAGGCACCGTCGGCATGATGGACAGTCTCGCTTACCGGAACGACGCAGCACAGATCTTCCGCCGACTCATCCGTTCCCTACCCACACGGAAAGGCGTTGTCGGTGTTGCCACCTGCGATAAAGGGTTGCCTGCGATGATGATGGCACTCGCCGCCATGCGGGAACTTCCCGCAGTCCTTGTTCCAGGGGGTGTGACATTACCACCTACGACAGGCGAAGATGCTGGGAAAATCCAGACAATCGGTGCCCGTTTCGCACACGGTGAAATTAGCCTCCAAGACGCAGCGGACATGGGATGTCGTGCTTGTGCAACTCCCGGCGGTGGCTGTCAATTTTTGGGAACTGCGGCGACTTCACAAGTTGTCGGTGAAGCGTTGGGAATGAGCTTAACACATACGGCATTAGCACCGTCTGGTCAGAATATCTGGTCGGATATGGGACTCCGTTCTGCACGCGCTGTCGTGAATCTGGCTGCAAAAGGGTTGACGATGAACGATATCGTTACACCGGCAGCGATTCGGAACGCCATGGTCGTGCATGCCGCGTTTGGCGGTTCAACAAACCTCTTGTTGCATATCCCCGCGATTGCACATGCTGCAGGACTCCAACGGCCGACGATAGATGATTGGACTGAGGTGAATCAGAGCGTCCCGCGGCTTGTCGATGTCCTACCCAACGGACCCGTTGGGCATCCAACAGTCCGAGTCTTCCTTGCAGGCGGCGTGCCTGAAGTAATGCTCCATCTGCGAGAATTAGGATGCCTCAACGAAGACGTACTCACCGCAACAGGCGAAACTCTCGGTAGTAACCTCGATTGGTGGGCAGCCTCTGAACGGCGCGCGCGTGTCCGAGAAATTCTGGAAGATCGGGATAACGTACCCGCCGACGCCGTAATTCTAAATCCAGATGCCGCTGAAGCAGCAGGATTGACGAGCACTGTCACATTTCCGCGTGGGAACCTCGCACCAGAGGGATCCGTCATTAAAAGCACTGCGATTGACCCGAGCGTCGTTGATGCCGACGGTGTGTATCGGATGACGGGACCGGCACGGGTCTTTGTCCGGGAATCCGATGCAATACAGACCCTTAAAGGTCAGGGAGAAGTTAAGATCCAACCGGGAGACATTATGGTGCTGTGTTGTCGCGGTCCGCAAGGGACAGGCATGGAGGAAGTTTATCAGATAACAGCAGCATTGAAACACCTTTCATTCGGTAAAGACATCGCCTTGATTACGGATGCCCGGTTCTCTGGCGTCTCAACGGGTGCATGTATCGGACACGTCGGACCGGAGGCACTCGCTGGGGGTCCGATCGGCAAAGTGCTTGATGGTGACACAATTCAGATTGAGATTGATACCCGACGACTTGAGGGGAGTATTAATTTGGTCGGGCATGGCAGCGAGAATTTCGGTGCTGAAGTCGGTGAACGCGTGTTAGCGGAACGTCAGGCGCGACCCGATCTCTCGCCGGACGAAGCGTTACCAGATGATACGCGACTCTGGGCAGCACTACAATCCGTCGGTGGTGGCACATGGGGCGGCTGCGTCTACGACGTAGACGCGATCCTCAATGCTTTGAAATAG
- a CDS encoding Uma2 family endonuclease translates to MHNSQTNPESIQGVPVPHTMTLEEFLENDLEGYEYIKGELVPMAAAAIVHGEIGSNVHFLLASHVRENKLGRLYIAETTFQLGDRVVKPDIGFVSTERLSDDKLKGFSGAPDLAIEIMSPTDKHYDATEKALAYLKARTRLVWVIEPVAKTVMVYRSPTNISLLTCDDILTGEDVVEGFTCPVAQLFE, encoded by the coding sequence ATGCATAATTCGCAGACCAACCCTGAATCTATTCAAGGGGTCCCAGTGCCTCACACAATGACGTTAGAGGAATTTCTTGAAAACGATTTAGAGGGGTATGAGTATATAAAAGGAGAATTAGTTCCCATGGCAGCTGCGGCAATTGTACATGGTGAAATAGGATCTAACGTCCATTTTCTTTTAGCATCACACGTGCGTGAAAATAAATTAGGGCGTTTATATATTGCGGAAACAACATTTCAATTAGGGGATCGGGTCGTAAAGCCTGATATTGGATTTGTCTCCACAGAACGGTTGTCAGATGATAAATTAAAAGGATTCTCCGGGGCTCCTGACCTTGCTATTGAGATAATGTCACCAACAGATAAGCATTATGATGCTACCGAAAAGGCGTTAGCCTACCTAAAAGCACGGACACGCCTCGTTTGGGTTATTGAACCGGTTGCGAAGACAGTAATGGTCTATCGTTCTCCAACGAATATCTCATTGCTAACCTGTGATGACATATTGACGGGTGAAGATGTCGTTGAAGGGTTTACGTGTCCAGTTGCACAGTTGTTTGAATAG
- a CDS encoding CotH kinase family protein, with amino-acid sequence MIKWTLCLATILCFGIAAHSSAKELTLDDIFPTDRVIDVQITVSQGDWDTIRYQSRDFVSALNEKRQFGPLDHPYTYVEASVSIDGVVFPKVGIRKKGFIGSQSHTRPSLKIKLNHVDKEGGIEGLTNLTLNNNKQDTSQVSQFMGYALFNAIGSPAPRGAYAKVTVNGKSLGIYSHVETVRKPLLKRAFGNDDGSLYEGTVVDFHEEWENSFEHKRGDDTLGREKIIALIDVLADNQVTEAAVGELVDLDSFYQFWAIESLLGFWDGYSGNNNNYFIYLNPDTDKFHFLPWGADSLFTNLKMDFRGNAHAPTSVKTQGLIAYRLYQLETGRERYAKTMVELLKNYWNEVELLAELDRVAAMIQPYLLPEQREFQREEWGGRGGKQTFENQLAEVRDFIRIRKNDILQEIGDGMPVWRRKPRPPLVMGPEGFDMKKFIQLPEEGLWHAARTGDLQAMKRYISEGTDVNAPDENMNISPLAWSASHGQTGATRLLIENGADVNIKDDNGSTPLHSAAVFGRAEVAKLLVESGANLQVRNDDGATPADTLHLDWRTTGFIGGLMGVEVERENIAVMQSGRNEIAKLFGVKEFDSKDIASANDLPGAVFIGDLAAIKRALTDGADPNVQDPQSGSTMLSIASLMGHTEVVALLLEHGADVNAKSRDGGTPLHAAAFLGRAETVKLLLKKGADTTLRNNMGSIAIDGAKLDWTFTKGIIGMLQIEVDEAEVKAGRAEVIKLISRHSRK; translated from the coding sequence ATGATAAAATGGACATTATGTTTAGCAACAATTCTCTGTTTCGGGATTGCTGCCCACAGTAGTGCAAAAGAACTTACATTAGACGATATTTTTCCAACCGACCGGGTTATAGATGTGCAGATCACGGTTTCGCAAGGAGATTGGGACACAATTCGGTATCAGTCACGGGATTTTGTGAGTGCGTTGAACGAGAAGCGACAGTTCGGTCCGCTGGATCATCCCTATACCTACGTCGAAGCGAGCGTGAGTATTGACGGGGTAGTCTTTCCGAAAGTCGGAATTCGCAAAAAAGGGTTCATCGGTTCGCAAAGCCATACCCGTCCGTCTCTGAAAATCAAACTAAATCACGTTGACAAAGAGGGCGGAATCGAAGGTCTGACGAACCTGACACTTAATAACAACAAACAGGATACAAGCCAAGTAAGTCAATTTATGGGGTATGCGTTGTTTAACGCGATCGGCTCTCCGGCACCGCGAGGCGCGTATGCGAAGGTAACGGTGAACGGCAAAAGCTTAGGGATATATTCCCATGTGGAAACCGTCCGCAAACCACTTTTGAAACGTGCTTTCGGAAATGACGACGGCTCACTCTATGAAGGCACTGTCGTCGATTTTCACGAGGAATGGGAGAACAGTTTTGAACATAAAAGAGGCGACGATACGCTTGGCAGAGAAAAAATTATCGCGTTAATTGACGTGCTTGCAGATAACCAAGTAACGGAAGCAGCTGTCGGTGAACTCGTCGATTTAGATAGTTTTTACCAGTTTTGGGCAATCGAAAGTCTACTCGGTTTCTGGGATGGCTATTCCGGAAACAATAACAATTATTTCATTTACCTTAATCCTGATACAGATAAATTTCACTTTTTACCGTGGGGAGCGGATTCGCTGTTTACAAATCTCAAGATGGACTTCCGAGGAAATGCACACGCACCGACTTCCGTCAAGACACAAGGGTTGATTGCCTACAGATTGTATCAACTTGAGACGGGGCGCGAGCGGTACGCAAAAACGATGGTGGAACTCCTTAAAAACTACTGGAACGAAGTAGAACTGCTTGCCGAGTTGGACAGGGTCGCTGCAATGATTCAGCCTTATCTCTTACCCGAACAACGTGAATTTCAACGAGAAGAATGGGGCGGAAGAGGCGGAAAACAGACCTTTGAGAACCAACTCGCGGAGGTTCGTGATTTCATCCGTATCCGTAAAAACGACATACTGCAGGAAATTGGCGATGGGATGCCTGTCTGGCGTAGGAAACCGCGTCCGCCGTTGGTTATGGGACCTGAAGGGTTTGACATGAAAAAATTCATTCAATTGCCCGAGGAAGGGCTGTGGCATGCCGCGCGCACCGGTGATCTCCAAGCCATGAAACGCTACATCTCAGAAGGAACCGATGTCAACGCCCCAGACGAGAATATGAACATATCCCCTTTGGCATGGAGTGCATCTCACGGACAAACTGGAGCAACTCGCCTCCTTATTGAAAATGGTGCTGACGTTAACATAAAAGACGATAACGGCAGCACACCCTTGCACAGTGCCGCAGTTTTCGGCAGAGCAGAGGTCGCGAAACTTCTTGTCGAGAGCGGGGCAAACCTACAGGTACGCAACGATGATGGCGCAACACCAGCGGATACCTTGCACCTCGATTGGAGAACTACCGGCTTTATTGGCGGTTTGATGGGCGTAGAGGTCGAGAGGGAAAATATCGCTGTCATGCAGAGCGGTAGGAACGAAATTGCGAAACTCTTTGGGGTCAAAGAATTTGATAGCAAGGACATAGCCTCCGCCAATGACCTACCGGGCGCAGTTTTTATTGGAGATCTCGCGGCGATTAAACGGGCTTTAACGGATGGCGCGGATCCCAATGTGCAGGACCCGCAATCCGGAAGCACAATGTTGTCCATTGCTTCACTAATGGGACACACAGAAGTTGTGGCACTCCTCCTTGAACACGGCGCAGATGTCAATGCGAAAAGTCGGGACGGTGGAACGCCACTGCATGCGGCGGCTTTCCTTGGACGTGCCGAGACAGTGAAGCTCCTTCTTAAGAAAGGCGCAGATACGACACTCCGAAATAATATGGGTAGCATAGCAATCGATGGTGCAAAGTTAGATTGGACATTTACCAAAGGTATTATCGGTATGCTGCAAATTGAGGTAGACGAGGCGGAAGTCAAAGCAGGCAGAGCCGAAGTTATAAAACTCATCTCTCGCCACAGTAGGAAATAA
- a CDS encoding LamG domain-containing protein — translation MRKYFWILAVLAFCVVTFEATAQVTEGLHFYLPFNEGKGDIAKDVGPKGFEAELHDSAKFVAKGKVGGAIEFSGGPALIKDPGGQSELYVEHLTVAVWIHPFEISNVALGNGHVYGNIFYDKSGTSDDNVEFGLGSGEGLYWYINSGQKKMGPFNGADVDTTVSLPNLGLKPDNWYHVVGTFDDESLEVYVDGELVGEKATPKNGPVMVWNDNNIEIGGRPDTNGGANLYKGLLDELAVYDRALTAKEVETVMNARDILTVDAAGKLTTTWGALKTR, via the coding sequence ATGAGAAAATATTTCTGGATACTCGCGGTTCTTGCGTTTTGTGTTGTAACTTTCGAGGCAACCGCGCAAGTGACGGAAGGTTTACACTTTTACCTGCCCTTCAACGAAGGAAAAGGCGATATTGCCAAGGATGTCGGGCCGAAAGGGTTTGAAGCCGAACTCCACGACAGCGCGAAATTCGTCGCCAAAGGCAAGGTCGGTGGTGCAATAGAGTTCTCAGGAGGGCCGGCACTGATAAAGGATCCGGGAGGACAGAGCGAACTCTATGTCGAGCATCTGACCGTCGCGGTTTGGATACACCCATTTGAAATATCCAATGTCGCTCTCGGCAATGGACACGTCTACGGAAACATATTTTACGACAAATCGGGAACAAGCGACGATAATGTCGAATTCGGACTCGGTAGTGGTGAGGGATTGTATTGGTACATCAATTCCGGACAAAAGAAGATGGGACCCTTTAACGGTGCGGATGTCGATACGACCGTTTCACTGCCGAACTTAGGTTTAAAGCCAGATAACTGGTATCATGTCGTCGGGACTTTTGATGATGAAAGCCTTGAAGTCTACGTTGATGGTGAACTTGTCGGTGAAAAGGCGACACCGAAAAACGGTCCCGTGATGGTCTGGAACGACAACAACATCGAAATCGGTGGACGACCTGATACGAACGGCGGTGCCAACCTCTACAAAGGCTTGCTCGACGAATTAGCGGTGTACGATCGCGCATTAACCGCAAAAGAGGTAGAAACAGTCATGAACGCAAGGGACATTCTGACGGTAGATGCTGCAGGTAAATTAACAACGACATGGGGTGCACTCAAGACAAGGTAG
- a CDS encoding Gfo/Idh/MocA family oxidoreductase, whose amino-acid sequence MRLAQYGISHDHASGKARVMKESDEIDFAGVFEPSAAVRETLGQTSVYEGVHWFTSKEEILEDETIVAVAAQGRVSQNLTFAREILEHDKHVWFDKPAGDNLDTFREVLDIAQDKNLLVQLGYMFRYNAGFQFILDWVNSGKLGDIFSVRARISSGPSSEAHWQRWDSLGEHSGGIMFILACHLTDIIVALLGRPTRVTPFSRHDGHDVPWYRNNTAAVFEYPRALAILESTSLEIDSGKSRRLEVYGTRGSAILEPLEPPALRLCLDADRDGYAKGWQTVPVEPRPRYVESLRAFVADIRGEKSPDRSLDHEFAVQETVLRAAGLQ is encoded by the coding sequence ATGAGACTTGCACAATACGGTATTTCCCATGACCATGCTTCTGGGAAAGCCCGTGTGATGAAGGAAAGTGACGAAATTGACTTCGCCGGTGTCTTTGAGCCGTCAGCAGCAGTCCGAGAGACCCTTGGTCAAACCTCCGTCTATGAAGGCGTTCACTGGTTTACATCCAAAGAGGAAATACTTGAAGACGAAACAATCGTTGCGGTTGCAGCGCAGGGGCGGGTGTCGCAGAATCTCACCTTTGCACGGGAGATTCTTGAACACGACAAGCATGTTTGGTTCGATAAACCTGCCGGTGATAATCTTGATACGTTTCGAGAGGTTTTGGATATTGCACAAGACAAAAATCTGCTCGTTCAACTCGGTTATATGTTCCGATACAACGCTGGTTTTCAGTTTATCCTTGATTGGGTGAACTCCGGTAAACTCGGTGATATTTTTTCGGTGCGGGCGCGAATTTCATCAGGCCCTTCAAGCGAAGCGCATTGGCAACGCTGGGATTCACTCGGTGAACATTCGGGCGGTATTATGTTCATCCTCGCTTGTCATCTCACCGACATCATCGTGGCATTGCTGGGACGACCGACACGGGTGACACCCTTTTCGAGGCACGATGGACACGACGTGCCGTGGTATCGGAACAATACAGCAGCTGTATTTGAATATCCGAGAGCGTTAGCGATTCTTGAGTCAACATCGTTGGAGATCGATTCGGGTAAATCGAGGCGGTTGGAAGTTTATGGGACACGCGGCAGTGCGATCCTTGAGCCGCTTGAACCGCCAGCGTTGCGGTTGTGTCTTGACGCGGATCGGGATGGGTATGCTAAAGGCTGGCAGACAGTGCCTGTGGAGCCGAGACCGCGCTATGTCGAAAGCCTTCGAGCGTTTGTCGCTGATATTCGGGGCGAGAAATCCCCAGATCGTTCACTCGACCACGAGTTCGCAGTTCAGGAAACGGTGCTGCGGGCGGCGGGATTACAATAA
- a CDS encoding zinc-binding alcohol dehydrogenase has protein sequence MPRELIAPAREQVAFREYESQSLQPNEIRVKSQFGAAKHGSEMASYKGYAGPRGGYDGEYKVFQANTSGMVHYPSGLGNMCVGEVTEIGADVTEFEVGERVFRHSSFREENVWGTAGVRKLPEGVPWQAAVCLDPTDFALGAVRDGHVRIGDAVAVFGMGGIGLMALQLAKLAGAYPVIGVDPLELRRNVALECGADIVIDPSTEDAGLEIKKATNKRGADVCIEYSGHHTALQAAIRGVTYLGTVVAGAWPGIYPAGLDLGAEAHFNRPTIVFSRACSEPNPEYPNWNEGRLFEISLRLLYDGSLKSEPVIYPVVDFDDLLDEYPKIATDPGENVKLGVRFA, from the coding sequence ATGCCAAGAGAACTCATTGCACCAGCACGAGAACAGGTCGCTTTCCGAGAATATGAAAGCCAATCCTTACAACCCAACGAAATTCGGGTCAAGAGCCAGTTTGGTGCAGCCAAACACGGTTCAGAGATGGCATCGTATAAGGGGTATGCCGGCCCACGCGGTGGCTACGATGGAGAATATAAGGTCTTTCAAGCAAACACCTCCGGAATGGTACACTATCCTTCAGGACTTGGGAATATGTGTGTGGGTGAAGTCACCGAGATTGGGGCGGACGTTACCGAATTTGAGGTCGGAGAGCGCGTTTTTCGGCACAGTTCCTTTCGAGAGGAAAATGTCTGGGGCACAGCAGGTGTCCGTAAACTGCCGGAGGGGGTGCCTTGGCAGGCAGCCGTCTGTTTAGACCCGACGGATTTTGCCCTCGGTGCTGTGCGAGACGGTCATGTGCGCATTGGTGATGCCGTGGCAGTCTTTGGAATGGGTGGCATTGGGCTGATGGCACTGCAGCTCGCTAAGTTGGCGGGTGCCTATCCTGTCATTGGTGTCGATCCGCTCGAATTGCGCCGTAATGTTGCTCTCGAATGTGGTGCTGATATAGTTATCGACCCTTCAACAGAGGATGCCGGTTTGGAGATTAAAAAAGCCACCAACAAACGCGGGGCTGACGTTTGTATTGAATATAGCGGGCATCATACGGCACTCCAAGCGGCGATTCGCGGTGTGACGTATCTCGGAACGGTCGTCGCTGGCGCCTGGCCCGGTATCTACCCAGCAGGATTAGATCTCGGTGCCGAAGCGCATTTCAATCGACCTACTATTGTTTTCTCACGCGCGTGTAGTGAACCGAATCCTGAATATCCAAATTGGAATGAAGGCAGACTCTTTGAAATCAGTTTGCGGCTCCTTTATGATGGCAGTCTGAAGTCTGAGCCTGTTATTTATCCTGTTGTCGATTTCGACGATCTATTGGACGAGTATCCAAAAATCGCAACCGACCCGGGTGAGAACGTAAAGTTAGGTGTTCGCTTCGCATAA
- a CDS encoding DUF1501 domain-containing protein, whose product MNIHEETNLRLTRRTFLGKTVRSVGSLALASLLTPSIINAAPEIEKWHGIITEPHVPPKAKTIIHLCMAGGPSHLETLDYKPKLAELHGQPMPKSFTEGQPIAQLQGQANSLKCLGPTHEFKKWGESGQEMSTAFPHIGSLADDICIVRSLKTEQINHDPAHTFMNTGTAIAGRPSMGSWLLYGLGSENENLPGYVVLTSSGGGQDQPIATRQWHSGFLPGQFQGVQFHSTGDPVHYVTNPGGVNTEQQRDVVDAVQSLNSMLDETVDDPAISTRISQYEMAFRMQTSVPELTDISKEPQHVLDMYGAKPGDGSYASNCLLARRLAERGVRFIQLYHRGWDHHGGIENAIKTTAGYVDKATAALVNDLKQRGMLDETLVIWGGEFGRTPMAQGTGRDHHIQGFSMWMAGGGIKGGISYGNTDELGYSAVENIVHVHDFHATMLHLFGINHEKLVYRFQGRDFRLTDVHGHVVRDILA is encoded by the coding sequence ATGAATATTCATGAAGAAACCAATCTTCGCCTTACGAGGCGAACATTTCTGGGGAAAACGGTGCGGAGTGTCGGATCCCTCGCGCTCGCATCTTTACTGACACCATCAATTATCAATGCTGCGCCGGAGATTGAGAAGTGGCACGGGATTATTACCGAACCACATGTGCCACCCAAGGCGAAAACTATTATCCATCTCTGCATGGCAGGCGGTCCCTCGCATCTGGAGACTTTGGATTACAAACCGAAACTCGCAGAACTCCACGGGCAACCGATGCCAAAGTCTTTCACCGAAGGGCAGCCAATTGCGCAACTCCAAGGACAAGCGAATTCGCTTAAGTGCTTGGGACCCACACATGAATTCAAAAAGTGGGGTGAATCCGGTCAAGAGATGAGTACGGCGTTTCCGCACATCGGAAGCCTCGCCGACGATATTTGCATCGTCCGCTCTCTGAAAACCGAGCAGATTAATCACGACCCGGCACACACTTTTATGAACACCGGGACCGCAATCGCTGGTAGACCGAGTATGGGTTCGTGGCTGCTCTATGGGCTTGGAAGTGAAAACGAAAACCTGCCGGGCTATGTTGTTCTCACCTCCTCTGGTGGTGGGCAGGACCAACCGATTGCGACACGGCAGTGGCATAGCGGGTTCCTCCCCGGTCAATTTCAAGGGGTCCAGTTCCATTCAACCGGCGATCCCGTTCACTATGTCACCAACCCCGGCGGCGTGAACACAGAACAGCAGCGCGATGTGGTAGATGCCGTGCAATCGTTGAACAGTATGCTCGACGAGACCGTGGACGATCCAGCAATCTCGACGCGTATTAGTCAGTACGAGATGGCGTTCCGAATGCAGACGAGTGTCCCAGAGTTAACCGACATCTCCAAAGAACCGCAGCATGTCCTTGATATGTACGGCGCGAAACCGGGTGACGGTTCCTACGCCTCAAACTGCCTCCTCGCACGGCGATTAGCAGAACGCGGCGTGCGCTTTATCCAACTCTATCATCGCGGTTGGGATCATCACGGCGGTATTGAAAACGCGATTAAGACAACCGCTGGCTATGTCGATAAGGCAACAGCGGCACTCGTCAACGACCTGAAACAGCGTGGTATGTTAGATGAAACTTTAGTCATCTGGGGTGGCGAGTTCGGTCGGACACCGATGGCTCAAGGCACCGGACGCGACCATCATATCCAAGGGTTCTCAATGTGGATGGCAGGCGGTGGCATCAAAGGCGGTATCAGTTACGGGAACACCGATGAGTTAGGATACAGTGCCGTTGAAAATATCGTGCATGTCCACGACTTCCACGCCACGATGCTACACCTCTTCGGGATTAACCACGAAAAACTGGTCTATCGCTTCCAAGGCCGAGATTTCCGTCTCACCGATGTCCACGGACACGTCGTCCGCGACATCTTAGCTTAA